In Penaeus vannamei isolate JL-2024 chromosome 15, ASM4276789v1, whole genome shotgun sequence, the following are encoded in one genomic region:
- the LOC138864086 gene encoding uncharacterized protein: protein MVLRVGVEKVGRGLREFIGNCSGCGLREFIGNCSGCGLREFIGNCSGCGLREFIGNCSGCGLREFIGNCSGCGLREFTESCSGHGLREFIGNCSGCGLREFIGNCSGCGLREFIGNCSGGGLRELIERRGLREFTESCSGRGLREFIGNCSGCGLREFIGNCSGCGLREFIGNCSGCGLREFIGNCSGCGLREFIGNCSGCGLREFIGNCSGCGLREFIGNCSGCGLREFIGNCSGCGLREFIGNCSGCGLREFIGNCSGCGLREFTESCSGHGLREFIGNCSGCGLREFIGNCSGCGLREFIGNCSGCGLREFIESCSGGRGLREFTESCSGHGLREFIGNCSGCGLREFIGNCSGCGLREFIESCSGGGLRELIESCSGRGLREFIVLFRAWIARIH from the exons ATGGTCTTACGTGTTGGTGTCGAGAAGGTCG GACGTGGATTGCGAGAATTCATTGGGAATTGTTCAGGATGTGGATTGCGAGAATTCATTGGGAATTGTTCAGGATGTGGATTGCGAGAATTCATTGGGAATTGTTCAGGATGTGGATTGCGAGAATTCATTGGGAATTGTTCAGGATGTGGATTGCGAGAATTCATTGGGAATTGTTCAGGATGTGGATTGCGAGAATTCACTGAGAGTTGTTCAGGACATGGATTGCGAGAATTCATTGGGAATTGTTCAGGATGTGGATTGCGAGAATTCATTGGGAATTGTTCAGGATGTGGATTGCGAGAATTCATTGGGAATTGTTCAGGAGGTGGATTGCGAGAATTAATTGAAA GGCGTGGATTGCGAGAATTCACTGAGAGTTGTTCAGGACGTGGATTGCGAGAATTCATTGGGAATTGTTCAGGATGTGGATTGCGAGAATTCATTGGGAATTGTTCAGGATGTGGATTGCGAGAATTCATTGGGAATTGTTCAGGATGTGGATTGCGAGAATTCATTGGGAATTGTTCAGGATGTGGATTGCGAGAATTCATTGGGAATTGTTCAGGATGTGGATTGCGAGAATTCATTGGGAATTGTTCAGGATGTGGATTGCGAGAATTCATTGGGAATTGTTCAGGATGTGGATTGCGAGAATTCATTGGGAATTGTTCAGGATGTGGATTGCGAGAATTCATTGGGAATTGTTCAGGATGTGGATTGCGAGAATTCATTGGGAATTGTTCAGGATGTGGATTGCGAGAATTCACTGAGAGTTGTTCAGGACATGGATTGCGAGAATTCATTGGGAATTGTTCAGGATGTGGATTGCGAGAATTCATTGGGAATTGTTCAGGATGTGGATTGCGAGAATTCATTGGGAATTGTTCAGGATGTGGATTGCGAGAATTCATTGAGAGTTGTTCAGGAG GGCGTGGATTGCGAGAATTCACTGAGAGTTGTTCAGGACATGGATTGCGAGAATTCATTGGGAATTGTTCAGGATGTGGATTGCGAGAATTCATTGGGAATTGTTCAGGATGTGGATTGCGAGAATTCATTGAGAGTTGTTCAGGAGGTGGATTGCGAGAATTAATTGAAAGTTGTTCAGGACGTGGATTGCGAGAATTCATTGTGTTGTTCAGGGCGTGGATTGCGAGAATTCACTGA